One Saccharopolyspora erythraea NRRL 2338 genomic region harbors:
- a CDS encoding MaoC/PaaZ C-terminal domain-containing protein: MPELTSAPNLSSLYLRAVASGPARRGSSLPDTEYVRHGITVDREHLADYNRVCGFGLRDELPLTYPHVLSFGMAVRLMTDQGFPFPLVGLVHVANTIQQDRPLLVTDELSQQVRVRNLRPHPKGRQFDVITETSTGGEVVWREVSTYLRRGKQEDGAEAARTERAGIEAGEATARWRLPGDLGRRYAAVSGDRNPIHMHPLTAKAFGFPRAIAHGMWSKARCVAAFEGRLPEACGVEVEFRKPVLLPSSVEFTERGQEFALHSGSGKPHLFGTITR, from the coding sequence ATGCCGGAGCTGACCAGCGCACCGAACCTTTCTTCCCTGTACCTCAGGGCGGTCGCCTCCGGCCCGGCGCGGCGGGGCTCCAGCCTGCCCGACACCGAGTACGTCCGGCACGGCATCACCGTCGACCGCGAGCACCTCGCCGACTACAACCGGGTGTGCGGTTTCGGGCTGCGCGACGAGCTGCCGCTGACCTACCCGCACGTGCTGTCCTTCGGCATGGCGGTGCGGCTGATGACCGACCAGGGCTTCCCGTTCCCGCTGGTCGGGCTGGTGCACGTGGCCAACACGATCCAGCAGGATCGGCCGCTGCTGGTGACCGACGAGCTGAGCCAGCAGGTGCGGGTGCGGAACCTGCGCCCGCACCCGAAGGGCAGGCAGTTCGACGTCATCACCGAGACCAGCACCGGCGGCGAGGTGGTCTGGCGGGAGGTCAGCACCTACCTGCGCAGGGGAAAGCAGGAAGACGGCGCCGAGGCCGCGCGTACGGAGCGGGCGGGCATCGAGGCGGGCGAGGCCACCGCGCGGTGGCGGCTGCCCGGCGACCTCGGCCGCCGCTACGCCGCGGTGTCGGGCGACCGCAACCCGATCCACATGCACCCGCTGACCGCGAAGGCGTTCGGCTTCCCGCGCGCCATCGCCCACGGCATGTGGTCGAAGGCCCGCTGCGTGGCCGCCTTCGAGGGCAGGCTGCCCGAGGCGTGCGGTGTGGAGGTCGAGTTCCGCAAGCCGGTGCTGCTGCCCTCGTCGGTGGAGTTCACCGAGCGCGGCCAGGAGTTCGCCTTGCACTCCGGGTCGGGCAAGCCGCACCTGTTCGGCACGATCACCCGCTGA
- a CDS encoding 3-oxoacyl-ACP reductase → MSDRYLQFTSSPLGRQISKRLGLPQPTPLRRHRPGDPVVSGPVLTGAAAGSRLGASVAATLKDVHAQVHDVRTDGARYAGLVFDASGVHSSTDLRQVYEFFASTIRQVDRCGRVVVLAAPPEEAADPREQVARRALEGFTRSVGKELKRGATVQLVYVSEGAEGALDSTLRFLLSAKSAYVSGQVVRIGPAEVPEVDQAQPLRDKVALVTGASRGIGEAIAETLARDGAHVVCLDVPAQGGDLTRVANSIGGSTLQLDITAQDAPQRILEHFTERHGGIDVVVHNAGITRDKTLGRMTEQQWDAVIAVNLTSQERINEALLAEGSPLRPGGRIIGVASISGIAGNVGQTNYATSKAGVIGLVQGTAPVAAARGATVNAVAPGFIETKMTAAVPLFVREAGRRMNSMSQGGLPVDVAETIAWFAGPASAGVNGNVVRVCGQSLLGA, encoded by the coding sequence ATGTCCGACCGGTACCTACAGTTCACCTCGTCCCCGCTGGGACGGCAGATCAGCAAGCGCCTCGGTCTCCCGCAGCCGACCCCGCTGCGGCGCCACCGCCCGGGCGACCCGGTCGTCTCCGGCCCGGTGCTCACCGGCGCCGCCGCCGGCTCGCGCCTCGGCGCCTCGGTGGCCGCCACCCTCAAGGACGTCCACGCCCAGGTCCACGACGTGCGCACCGACGGCGCCCGCTACGCCGGGCTGGTCTTCGACGCCAGCGGCGTGCACTCCAGCACCGACCTGCGGCAGGTCTACGAGTTCTTCGCCTCGACGATCCGGCAGGTCGACCGGTGCGGCCGGGTGGTCGTGCTCGCCGCACCGCCCGAGGAGGCCGCCGACCCGCGCGAGCAGGTCGCCCGCCGGGCGCTGGAGGGTTTCACCCGCAGCGTCGGCAAGGAGCTCAAGCGCGGGGCGACCGTGCAGCTCGTCTACGTCTCCGAAGGCGCCGAAGGGGCACTCGACTCGACGCTGCGCTTCCTGCTCTCGGCGAAGTCCGCCTACGTGTCCGGGCAGGTCGTGCGGATCGGGCCGGCCGAGGTCCCCGAGGTCGACCAGGCGCAGCCGCTGCGCGACAAGGTCGCGCTGGTCACCGGCGCGTCCCGGGGCATCGGCGAGGCGATCGCCGAGACCCTGGCTCGCGACGGCGCGCACGTGGTCTGCCTCGACGTCCCCGCCCAGGGCGGTGACCTGACCCGGGTCGCAAACAGCATCGGCGGCTCGACGCTCCAGCTCGACATCACCGCCCAGGACGCGCCGCAGCGCATCCTCGAGCACTTCACCGAACGACACGGCGGCATCGACGTCGTCGTGCACAACGCGGGCATCACCCGGGACAAGACGCTGGGCCGGATGACCGAGCAGCAGTGGGACGCGGTGATCGCGGTCAACCTCACCTCGCAGGAGCGCATCAACGAAGCGCTGCTCGCGGAGGGCTCGCCGCTGCGGCCGGGCGGGCGGATCATCGGGGTCGCCTCGATCAGCGGCATCGCGGGCAACGTCGGCCAGACCAACTACGCCACGTCCAAGGCGGGCGTGATCGGTCTGGTCCAGGGCACCGCCCCGGTCGCCGCCGCCCGCGGGGCCACCGTCAACGCGGTCGCGCCCGGGTTCATCGAGACCAAGATGACCGCCGCGGTGCCGTTGTTCGTGCGCGAGGCGGGCAGGCGGATGAACAGCATGTCGCAGGGCGGCCTGCCGGTGGACGTCGCCGAGACGATCGCCTGGTTCGCCGGCCCCGCCTCCGCCGGGGTCAACGGCAACGTGGTCCGGGTCTGCGGCCAGAGCCTGCTGGGAGCCTGA
- a CDS encoding C39 family peptidase — MRRLLVVAATAVLAGAPALPAAAAAPEAPAQVRVAAAKSLDVDYQVQETGYWCGPAATRIALSARTGDLPSQETLAAELGTTENGTDHISQVTGVLNNRLSGTGSEYSTVEMPDDPPTQEQKDKLWSDIVADIDSGHAIVANIVAPPGNQPPGYPPGQTIYHYFTVIGYDSENMTVHIADPASFSGNQLYWLSFDQLSTLIPPKGYSA; from the coding sequence ATGCGCCGACTCCTGGTCGTGGCCGCCACCGCGGTGCTGGCCGGGGCGCCCGCCCTGCCCGCCGCCGCAGCGGCCCCCGAGGCACCCGCCCAGGTGCGGGTCGCGGCCGCGAAGTCCCTCGACGTCGACTACCAGGTGCAGGAGACCGGCTACTGGTGCGGTCCCGCCGCCACCCGCATCGCGCTGTCCGCCCGCACCGGCGACCTGCCCAGCCAGGAGACCCTCGCCGCCGAGCTCGGCACCACCGAGAACGGCACCGACCACATCTCGCAGGTGACCGGCGTGCTCAACAACCGGCTCTCGGGAACCGGCAGCGAGTACTCCACCGTCGAGATGCCCGACGACCCGCCGACGCAGGAGCAGAAGGACAAGCTCTGGAGCGACATCGTCGCCGACATCGACTCCGGGCACGCGATCGTGGCCAACATCGTCGCGCCGCCCGGCAACCAGCCGCCCGGCTACCCGCCCGGGCAGACGATCTACCACTACTTCACGGTCATCGGCTACGACAGCGAGAACATGACCGTGCACATCGCCGACCCGGCGTCGTTCTCCGGCAACCAGCTCTACTGGCTCAGCTTCGACCAGCTCTCGACGCTGATCCCGCCGAAGGGCTACAGCGCCTGA
- a CDS encoding pyridoxamine 5'-phosphate oxidase family protein — MIGANLVPVVSWKQFSAEEPRIAADVRRRFGASRRHVLATLRRDGSPRLSAIEVHWRDDVLELWSMPGSHKALDLRRDPRMSVHAQPGEAGLGDPDVKLSGRAFEVTAPSERRAWIERAKPAGDDSHLFRVEITEVVTTGVDEAAGQLLIKLWRPARGVVVFRRH, encoded by the coding sequence GTGATCGGTGCGAACCTGGTGCCCGTGGTCAGCTGGAAGCAGTTCTCCGCCGAGGAGCCGCGGATCGCGGCGGACGTGCGGCGGCGGTTCGGGGCGAGCAGGCGCCACGTGCTCGCGACCCTGCGGCGGGACGGCTCGCCGCGACTCAGCGCCATCGAGGTCCACTGGCGCGACGACGTGCTGGAGCTGTGGTCGATGCCCGGCTCGCACAAGGCGCTCGACCTGCGGCGCGACCCGCGCATGTCGGTGCACGCACAGCCCGGTGAGGCGGGTCTGGGCGATCCCGACGTCAAGCTCTCCGGCAGGGCTTTCGAGGTCACCGCCCCCTCCGAGCGCCGTGCCTGGATCGAGCGCGCGAAACCCGCCGGTGACGACTCGCACCTGTTCCGCGTGGAGATCACCGAGGTCGTGACCACCGGTGTGGACGAGGCCGCGGGGCAGTTGCTGATCAAGCTGTGGCGGCCTGCGCGGGGCGTGGTGGTCTTCCGGCGCCATTGA
- a CDS encoding IS30 family transposase: MARRRAAERVGINERTAKDWDYGVRKSRNARTYPNGVRVDYAAGTSTIVDVNSPAPKLSALDKQLHPRLLTLVERERIRDLRAEGHSLRAIGKALGRSASTILREIRANSTHGAYRPYAAHRAAAARRPRPKQRKLIAQGPLRQFVADGLRERWSPEQICHALGKEHPGDQRMRVSVETIYQALYFQARGGLKREVQAAIRTGRTRRKPRRNPNQRTARFIDPMVMISDRPAEAADRAVPGHWEGDLIIGAGSQSAIGTLVERTTRYTMLVHLPNGHDAETVRDGLVATITTLPTHLRGSLTWDQGAEMARHKQFTMATDMPVYFCDPASPWQRGSNENTNGLLRQYFPKGTDLSVYGPEDLEHVAQQLNGRPRKTLGWDSPAERLAMLLTKAS; this comes from the coding sequence GTGGCCCGACGTCGGGCGGCCGAGCGGGTGGGCATCAACGAGCGCACGGCGAAGGACTGGGACTACGGGGTCCGCAAGAGCCGGAACGCGCGGACCTACCCGAACGGGGTTCGTGTCGATTACGCGGCGGGGACCAGCACGATTGTCGACGTGAACTCCCCAGCGCCCAAGCTGTCCGCACTGGACAAGCAGTTGCATCCTCGGCTGCTGACCTTGGTGGAGCGGGAGCGGATCCGGGACCTGCGGGCCGAGGGCCACTCACTGCGGGCGATCGGGAAGGCGTTGGGGCGGTCGGCCAGCACGATCTTGCGGGAGATCCGCGCGAACTCCACCCACGGCGCCTACCGGCCGTATGCGGCTCACCGAGCGGCGGCCGCCCGTCGACCGCGCCCGAAGCAACGCAAGCTGATCGCGCAGGGACCGTTACGCCAGTTCGTGGCCGACGGGCTGCGCGAGCGCTGGTCACCGGAGCAGATCTGCCACGCTCTAGGCAAGGAGCATCCCGGCGACCAGAGGATGCGAGTGAGCGTGGAGACGATCTACCAGGCGCTGTACTTCCAGGCCCGCGGTGGTCTCAAACGCGAAGTACAGGCCGCGATCCGCACCGGCCGGACCCGCCGCAAGCCACGCCGCAACCCGAACCAGCGCACCGCGCGGTTCATCGACCCGATGGTGATGATCAGCGACCGCCCCGCCGAGGCCGCCGACCGGGCCGTGCCCGGCCACTGGGAGGGAGACTTGATCATTGGCGCTGGCAGCCAGTCCGCGATCGGCACCCTGGTGGAACGCACCACGCGGTACACGATGCTGGTCCACCTACCGAACGGGCATGACGCCGAAACGGTCCGGGACGGACTCGTAGCGACTATCACAACGCTGCCGACTCACCTTCGTGGCTCGCTGACCTGGGACCAGGGAGCCGAGATGGCCCGCCACAAGCAGTTCACCATGGCCACCGACATGCCGGTCTACTTCTGCGACCCGGCCAGTCCCTGGCAGCGCGGCAGCAACGAAAACACCAACGGACTGCTGCGCCAGTACTTCCCCAAGGGCACCGACCTCAGCGTTTACGGACCCGAGGACCTTGAACACGTCGCCCAACAGCTCAACGGGCGACCACGCAAAACGCTCGGCTGGGACTCCCCAGCCGAGCGCCTCGCTATGCTCCTGACCAAAGCCAGTTGA
- a CDS encoding TetR/AcrR family transcriptional regulator: protein MKADVEHSDRPRPRTKRLPRSVRERQILDAAVDVFAAHGFHQASMDEISEVAGISKPMIYAYLGSKEELFVACIQREAARLLDAIRGAVDTGLRPDQQLWRGLRSFFEYTQQYRSSWAVLHRQANAQGEPFSIELAQWRSRTRDVIAMLLARATESAEQQMQPEQMQPFAAALVGAGESLVDWWLDNPDHTADGMAMRLMNMVWMGFGDLVEGRDWKPE from the coding sequence ATGAAGGCCGACGTGGAGCACTCGGATCGCCCCCGCCCCCGCACCAAGCGGCTGCCGCGCTCGGTGCGGGAACGGCAGATCCTGGACGCGGCGGTGGACGTCTTCGCCGCGCACGGCTTCCACCAGGCGTCGATGGACGAGATCTCCGAGGTCGCGGGCATCTCCAAGCCGATGATCTACGCCTACCTGGGGTCGAAGGAGGAGCTGTTCGTCGCCTGCATCCAGCGGGAGGCGGCCAGGCTGCTCGACGCCATCCGCGGCGCGGTCGACACCGGCCTGCGGCCCGACCAGCAGCTCTGGCGCGGGCTGCGGTCGTTCTTCGAGTACACCCAGCAGTACCGGTCGAGCTGGGCGGTGCTGCACCGGCAGGCCAACGCCCAGGGCGAACCGTTCTCCATCGAGCTCGCGCAGTGGCGCAGCCGCACCCGCGACGTCATCGCGATGCTGCTGGCCCGGGCGACCGAGTCGGCCGAGCAGCAGATGCAGCCCGAGCAGATGCAGCCGTTCGCCGCTGCGCTGGTCGGCGCGGGCGAGTCGCTGGTCGACTGGTGGCTGGACAATCCCGACCACACCGCCGACGGCATGGCGATGCGCCTGATGAACATGGTCTGGATGGGCTTCGGCGACCTGGTCGAGGGCCGCGACTGGAAACCGGAGTGA
- a CDS encoding dihydrolipoamide acetyltransferase family protein: MPQLKHFPLPDVGEGLTEAEILDWKVKPGDAVSVNQIIVEIETAKASVELPCPFAGQVSELLADTGQTVEVGTPIITIDLDPSGAAAPQEAAPAESEGKIGEESNGRIATLVGYGPRTSSAKRRPRKGSAQAAPAASAAPPASAAPVEPPVAAEPPAAVAAEVQVPAQPSAPARNGGYVPLAKPPVRKLAKDLGVDLHGVAGSGEGGVITREDVRSAAAPAAAPAAAPGARERRVPIKGVRKATAQAMVSSAFTAPHVTEFLTVDVTPMMELRERLKSHPEFRGVKVTPLAFAAKALCLAARRTPDVNATWDEAAGEIVYKDYVHLGIAAATPRGLVVPKIRDADGMSLRELAEALESLTATAREGRTPPADMVGGTITITNVGVFGVDTGTPILNPGESAILAFGAVRDMPWVVDGQVVPRKVCQLALSFDHRVVDGQQGSQFLADVGALLSDPSMAITY, encoded by the coding sequence ATGCCACAGCTCAAGCACTTCCCGCTGCCCGACGTCGGCGAGGGGCTGACCGAGGCCGAGATCCTGGACTGGAAGGTCAAGCCGGGCGACGCGGTCTCGGTGAACCAGATCATCGTCGAGATCGAGACGGCCAAGGCGTCCGTGGAGCTGCCGTGCCCGTTCGCGGGCCAGGTCAGCGAGCTGCTCGCCGACACCGGTCAGACGGTGGAGGTCGGCACCCCGATCATCACGATCGACCTGGACCCGTCCGGCGCGGCGGCACCGCAGGAGGCCGCCCCCGCCGAGAGCGAGGGCAAGATCGGCGAGGAGTCCAACGGGCGGATCGCCACGCTGGTCGGCTACGGCCCGCGGACCAGCTCGGCGAAGCGCCGCCCGCGCAAGGGCTCGGCCCAGGCCGCACCCGCCGCTTCCGCCGCGCCCCCCGCTTCCGCGGCACCCGTCGAGCCGCCGGTCGCGGCCGAGCCTCCCGCCGCCGTCGCGGCCGAGGTCCAGGTGCCCGCGCAGCCGTCGGCGCCCGCGCGCAACGGCGGATACGTGCCGCTGGCCAAGCCGCCGGTGCGCAAGCTCGCCAAGGACCTCGGGGTGGACCTGCACGGGGTCGCCGGCTCCGGTGAGGGCGGCGTGATCACTCGCGAAGACGTGCGTTCCGCCGCGGCTCCGGCCGCCGCCCCGGCGGCGGCACCGGGCGCCCGCGAGCGGCGCGTGCCGATCAAGGGGGTCCGCAAGGCCACCGCGCAGGCGATGGTCAGCAGCGCCTTCACCGCACCGCACGTCACCGAGTTCCTCACCGTCGACGTCACGCCGATGATGGAGCTGCGCGAGCGGCTGAAGTCCCACCCCGAGTTCCGCGGGGTCAAGGTCACGCCGCTGGCGTTCGCGGCCAAGGCGCTGTGCCTGGCCGCGCGGCGCACGCCGGACGTGAACGCGACGTGGGACGAGGCCGCGGGCGAGATCGTCTACAAGGACTACGTGCACCTGGGCATCGCGGCGGCGACACCGCGCGGCCTGGTGGTGCCGAAGATCCGGGACGCCGACGGCATGTCGCTGCGGGAGCTGGCCGAGGCGCTGGAGTCGCTGACCGCGACCGCCCGCGAGGGCAGGACGCCCCCGGCCGACATGGTCGGCGGGACGATCACGATCACCAACGTCGGCGTGTTCGGCGTCGACACCGGGACCCCGATCCTCAACCCCGGCGAGTCGGCGATCCTGGCGTTCGGCGCGGTCCGGGACATGCCGTGGGTGGTCGACGGCCAGGTCGTGCCGCGCAAGGTCTGCCAGCTCGCGCTGAGCTTCGACCACCGGGTGGTCGACGGCCAGCAGGGCTCGCAGTTCCTCGCCGACGTCGGGGCGCTGCTGTCGGACCCGAGCATGGCGATCACCTACTGA
- a CDS encoding alpha-ketoacid dehydrogenase subunit beta — translation MAAPALERPTAPVATQMVTIAKGLNLGLRAAMERDPKVLVMGEDVGKLGGVFRVTDGLQKDFGEHRVLDTPLAESGIIGTAIGLAIRGYRPVCEIQFDGFIFPGFDQIVSQLAKLHFRTQGKLKMPVVVRVPFGGGIGAVEHHSESPESLFAHIGGLKVVSCSNAVDAYWMLQQAIECDDPVLFFEPKRRYYEKAELDPTAEPAPLFSSRVLRPGSSLTLATYGPMVRTCLDAAKAAEEDGHDLEVVDLRTLSPLDLGPVYESVRRTGRLVVVSEAPPEASITSEIATRVQQECFYSLEAPVLRTTGFDTPYPPSKLEEGFLPDLDRVLDAVDRSLAF, via the coding sequence AAGGGCCTCAACCTCGGGCTGCGGGCGGCGATGGAACGCGACCCCAAGGTCCTGGTGATGGGTGAGGACGTGGGCAAGCTCGGCGGCGTCTTCCGCGTCACCGACGGCCTGCAGAAGGACTTCGGCGAGCACCGCGTGCTGGACACGCCGCTGGCCGAGTCCGGCATCATCGGCACCGCGATCGGCCTGGCCATCCGCGGCTACCGGCCGGTGTGCGAGATCCAGTTCGACGGGTTCATCTTCCCCGGCTTCGACCAGATCGTCTCCCAGCTCGCCAAGCTGCACTTCCGCACCCAGGGCAAGCTGAAGATGCCGGTGGTCGTGCGGGTGCCCTTCGGCGGCGGCATCGGTGCCGTCGAGCACCACTCGGAGTCCCCGGAGTCGCTGTTCGCCCACATCGGCGGGCTGAAGGTGGTCTCCTGCTCCAACGCCGTGGACGCCTACTGGATGCTCCAGCAGGCCATCGAGTGCGACGACCCGGTGCTCTTCTTCGAGCCGAAGCGCCGCTACTACGAGAAGGCCGAGCTGGACCCGACCGCCGAGCCCGCACCGCTGTTCTCGTCGCGGGTGCTGCGCCCGGGGTCGTCGCTGACGCTGGCCACCTACGGGCCGATGGTGCGCACCTGCCTGGACGCGGCCAAGGCCGCCGAGGAGGACGGCCACGACCTGGAGGTCGTCGACCTGCGCACGCTGTCGCCGCTGGACCTCGGTCCGGTCTACGAGTCGGTGCGGCGCACCGGCAGGCTGGTGGTGGTCAGCGAGGCTCCGCCGGAGGCTTCGATCACCTCGGAGATCGCGACCCGGGTGCAGCAGGAGTGCTTCTACTCCCTGGAGGCGCCGGTGCTGCGGACGACCGGCTTCGACACCCCGTACCCGCCGAGCAAACTGGAGGAGGGCTTCCTGCCCGACCTCGACCGGGTACTCGACGCCGTCGACCGCTCGCTGGCCTTCTGA